AGTCGTAGCTGGACAGAAGCTCGCGAATCTCGAGCTCAACCAGTTCCAGCAGCTCGGCGTCGTCCACCATGTCCGCCTTGTTCAGGAAGACGACGATGTAGGGAACGCCTACCTGACGGGCAAGCAGGATATGCTCGCGGGTCTGGGGCATGGGGCCGTCGGCGGCGGACACG
The genomic region above belongs to Oryzomonas sagensis and contains:
- a CDS encoding GTP-binding protein; this encodes ERGITIATAHVEYETEKRHYAHVDCPGHADYVKNMITGAAQMDGAILVVSAADGPMPQTREHILLARQVGVPYIVVFLNKADMVDDAELLELVELEIRELLSSYD